One Prunus dulcis chromosome 8, ALMONDv2, whole genome shotgun sequence DNA window includes the following coding sequences:
- the LOC117637719 gene encoding glutamate--tRNA ligase, chloroplastic/mitochondrial has protein sequence MAALVAMPRMRMKITVFPDAFPPFLCRSYRPKKVSVFHRRRSFSVSASSTKETQDQVRVRFAPSPTGNLHVGGARTALFNYLFARSNGGKFVLRIEDTDLERSTKESEEAVLNDLSWLGLDWDEGPGVDGDYGPYRQSERNSLYKQYAEKLLESGYVYRCFCSSEELEKMKEIAKLKQLPPVYTGKWANATDKEVQEELHRGTPYTYRFRVPKEGNLKINDLIRGEVSWNLDTLGDFVIMRSNGQPVYNFCVTVDDATMAISHVIRAEEHLPNTLRQALIYKALGFPMPHFAHVSLILAPDRSKLSKRHGATSVGQYREMGYLPQAMVNYLALLGWGDGTENEFFTLDLLVEKFSIGRVNKSGAIFDSTKLRWMNGQHLRALPSEELTKLIGERWKSTGILTESEGSFVEDAVQLLKDGIDLTPDSDKALSNLLSYPLHETLSSLEAKPVLEDKLSEFAASFIAAYDSGELLAALEEGHAGWQKWVKSFGKSLKRKGKSLFMPLRVLLTGKLHGPDIGASVLLLHNGGKSGIIAPQAEFVTLDERFRVLRKVDWEALTKNQSQLGTAATVST, from the exons ATGGCAGCTTTAGTTGCAATGCCTAGGATGAGAATGAAAATTACAGTTTTCCCAGATGCTTTTCCTCCATTTTTGTGCCGATCCTACAGACCGAAGAAAGTCTCAGTCTTCCATAGGAGGAGGTCTTTTTCAGTCTCTGCGTCTTCAACAAAGGAGACCCAAGATCAAGTACGCGTTCGTTTTGCTCCTTCTCCCACTGGAAATCTCCATGTTGGTGGAGCTAGAACTGCGCTATTCAATTATCTCTTTGCCAG GTCCAATGGAGGGAAATTTGTTTTGAGAATTGAAGACACTGATTTGGAGAGGTCTACTAAAGAATCTGAGGAGGCTGTGTTAAATGACCTCTCTTGGCTTGGTCTTGATTGGGATGAAG GACCCGGTGTTGATGGAGATTATGGTCCATACCGGCAATCAGAAAGAAATTCTTTGTACAAGCAATACGCTGAGAAGCTTTTAGAGTCTGGTTATGTCTATCGCTGCTTTTGTTCTAGTGAG GAACTagagaaaatgaaggagaTTGCGAAACTAAAACAACTGCCTCCAGTATACACAGGGAAGTGGGCCAATGCAACAGACAAAGAAGTACAAGAAGAGCTTCACAGAGGAACTCCTTACACATATCGGTTTCGTGTGCCAAAGGAaggaaatttgaaaatcaatgACCTTATTCGAGGCGAG GTCAGTTGGAACTTGGACACTCTTGGAGATTTTGTAATTATGAGAAGCAATGGTCAACCAGTGTACAATTTTTGCGTGACAGTTGATGATGCTACCATGGCTATCTCACATGTTATTAG AGCAGAGGAGCATTTACCAAATACTCTAAGGCAAGCATTAATATATAAG GCTCTAGGATTCCCAATGCCTCACTTTGCACATGTTTCCTTAATTCTTGCACCGGACCGGAGTAAGCTGTCAAAGAGGCATGGCGCAACTTCAGTGGGCCAG TACAGGGAGATGGGCTATCTACCCCAGGCAATGGTGAACTACTTGGCACTGTTAGGTTGGGGTGATGGCActgaaaatgaatttttcaCCCTGGACCTCCTAG TTGAGAAATTTTCAATTGGTCGTGTCAACAAAAGTGGTGCCATTTTTGACTCTACCAAGCTAAG GTGGATGAATGGTCAACACTTGAGAGCACTTCCATCAGAGGAGTTGACAAAGCTTATTGGTGAGCGATGGAAAAGTACTGGCATCCTTACAGAGTCAGAGGGTTCATTTGTTGAA GACGCAGTTCAGTTGCTCAAGGATGGGATTGATTTGACACCAGATTCAGATAAAGCACTCTCAAACTTGTTATCGTACCCTTTACATGAAACTTTATCCAG TCTTGAAGCCAAACCAGTCTTAGAGGACAAACTTTCTGAGTTTGCAGCCAGCTTCATAGCTGCTTATGACAGTGGTGAACTACTTGCTGCACTCGAAGAAGGCCATGCTGGTTGGCAGAAATGGGTGAAGAGCTTTGGCAAATCACTGAAGCGCAAG GGGAAATCACTGTTCATGCCTCTCCGAGTGCTGTTAACAGGAAAGCTTCATGGCCCGGATATAGGGGCTAGCGTGCTTTTACTGCATAATGGTGGAAAATCTGGTATTATTGCTCCTCAAGCTGAGTTTGTGACATTGGATGAAAGGTTCAGAGTATTGAGAAAAGTTGACTGGGAAGCATTAACCAAGAACCAGTCTCAGCTGGGGACTGCCGCCACTGTATCCACTTGA